The DNA sequence GCATATCCTCTAATGTCTGAATAGTCTCTCTGATTGTCCatctgtctgaggatgatatgatGTACTGTAAAGTAACCTCGAACCAAGAGCTTCCTAGAATGCTACCTAGAACTTAGAAGTAAACGTGGGATCACGATCTGAGACAATACTAATTGGAACTCCATGatacttcacaatcttcgatATAAATAATTTAGCTAATCGGCttaaagaatacttctcccttACTAGACtaaaatgtgctgacttagtaagccgatcaactatcacccaaatgccgtcatagccattatgtgtacaaggaagcttgtacacaaaatccatagtaatgttttcccatttccactatGGAACGGGAAGCTGCTGCATCAACCTAAATGGCTTTTTCCTTTCAGCTTTAACCTACTGACAAATGGCACACCAATTCACATACTcagcaatttctcttttcataaGCCGAACAGTGCGCTTCGTccaaaatttttttctttaattctgCATTATTCAGCACGTACATTCTGTTCTCCTGCATAAACATGCCATCAGTCTCCCAAACTCtaagatctttctttttcccctaaCTTCTTGCTTTAATTAACTCCTGGATTTCTTCATTATTCATCTGAGCCTCGAGCACACGATCAGTTAATATtggtctaacttggaaattagcaagtaaagcttcTTCTCGAGCTTCCACCCCTAGCTTCACTCCAGTGGACCTCAAATCAGCAAGAAGAGGAATATGACAAGCATATAAAGCATTAAGTTTAACTGGAGTCTTCctactaagtgcatcagccaccacatttgcacgaccaggtTGATACttaatcgtgcaatcataatcacgtAGTAACTCAATCCACCTTCTCTGCCGAAAATTAAGATCCCTTTGAGTaaaaagatattgaagactTTTATGATCCGTATAAATCTTGCATTTTtcaccataaagataatgtctccaaatCTTCAAAGAAAAGATAATGGCTGCTAATTCGAGATCAtgagtagggtaattcatcttaTACTGCTTTAATTGttgtgaagcataagcaatcaccctaccatgttgcatcaacacacattgcaaaccattcaaggaagcgtCACTGTAGATCTCGAAATTACCACTATCATCTGGGagcgccaaaacaggtgcatgagtgagacaatacttcaactacTGGAAGCtctgctcacaattatcatcccactcaaaatTAACATCCTTCTTAGTTagcctcgtcagtggtaaagcaataactgaaaaatctttaacaaaccATCGATAATAAcctgctaaaccaaggaaacttcgtACCTCCATGACGGTTCGTGGCTGCTCCCAATTCTCAACGGTTGGCACCTTTTAAGGATCCACCAGAATACCTTGGGCGGATATAACatgtcccaaaaatgccacttgattcaaccaaaattggcatttgctaaacttagcatacaattggtgttccctcaatctcttcaacaccaaagtaagatgtcgaacatacTTTGATTTAGACTTAAGACTATACTAGAATATCGTTaataaagacaatgacaaacctatctaaatatggctggaatactcgattcatcaaatccataaaagctgtaGGTGTATCAGTTAATCCGAATGGCAAcacaagaaactcataatgaccatatcgAGTTCTAAAaaccgtcttaggaacatcctCACTTTTAATCTTCaactgatagtaaccagacctcaaatcaataTTAGAAAAAATACATAGGcgcctcgaagctgatcaaataaatcatctatacgcggcaatggataacggttttaaATTGTTACCCGATTTAATTGCCTATAATCAATGAATAGCCTCAAAGTCctgtctttcttcctcacaaataacactggagctccccaagatgaagtactaggctgaataaaacctttatcaactaattcctgcaattgaatcttcaattcccttaattcaGCAGGGGCCATtcgataaggagtcaaagatATAAGATCTGTACCTAGAAGCAAATCAATAGTGAAATCCACATCTCGGTCTGGCGAcaatccaggtaaatcatcAGGGAATACATTAGGAAAATGCCTAATTACATTTACGTCCTCCACACTACTAGGAGCAACATCattcaacaccacatgagctaaatATCCCTGGCAACATTTTGATAGTAACCTTTTTTATCTCACAGCAGAAATAACGCCACGCCTCACCCCActttgctcacccacaaaagtaaccataggtaatccaggacgaaaGAAAGTAACcgttttcccgtaacaatctatattggcacgattataatgcaaccaatctgtgcccaaaatcacatcaaaatcaacaatatctaacagGATAAGGTTAGCTGGTATAACTATattgataagtcacattttgcatgcatttatatcttccttatttggcgtctttgtgattgttttggattaaactagttgcattttacattatttggtgttagtgtgcagccaagtgggaatttggatcaatgggaaggcaaatgaagtaaaaacattccagaaaagatgtgaagtgttaagagatgcaattcggccatattgggtgattctaaacaaggcaaaaacattgaagtcagctatgtggttccaacaccaaaacatgcattcacatgcatgttcacaaccttggccgtgcATTCTCATGTCATCCCATCATTTTATGCActtctagcaccaaatcagatttctcacaccttgtgccgtgcattccaCTACTTGTCCATCTCCCTTTTGCGCCAAAAACATCCACTTCCATCAATTAATCCactcagccacattcacatggaTGATTCACAATctgaccgtgcattccatttcccttctccatttcatctttgcagaaatccacatgcattttgattaaacaaaccacataccTACAGATCATGTCCACTCCTTAcagccatcatttcagaaatccatttcatcccatcattccatgtgattccagccccctttgtccatgccgtgtgctttcttcccctttccagatttgtacaaacaatttcaaatggccaattcacctttgcaggttccactcacttgttgaagcaagggcacatgcttctttgaatacattaacacatacttgcagatcttgtccatgccatgcgtccactacctcagaaacccatcaattCCAGCTCATTTTATGCTATTCCATCTCACTTGTGCAGATGGAGATCCAATCTGAGTGTTGGAGCCACATTCCTTTCTATAAAACAAGTCTCACTTCACACAACAAGGGTTCggcatttttcttcttcactcagtccattacacacgcataacttctcccatttcacttcattttctgtccatttctgtcccaagggcagaaaccattcaaccataaccaatctaccttcatccgcaccacatttggaaaaccaacactgataggagcatattcatgcgacttaaatggcttgttctcgtgcatttacgttatgtttctttagttattttagtactttaagctattttcgtgtgtttgtaggtccaaagggctaaaggagcaaaaagatgcattttggagacttttggagcacttttgggctaaggatggatagcctatgcttggagccaaagtgttggacgaaattgaagaccaaagtgttggaaccttgttccctttagttctaggacatttaaacctttcctttatccattgcacatgcatttccaacctaatcactcacccacacaatctgccatcattccaatcaaaaccgtgcacatgctatcaccatgcattcacatgcacttgttcctccatcattcca is a window from the Pyrus communis chromosome 16, drPyrComm1.1, whole genome shotgun sequence genome containing:
- the LOC137719946 gene encoding uncharacterized protein, with translation MAWTRSANWLHYNRANIDCYGKTVTFFRPGLPMGYLAHVVLNDVAPSSVEDVNVIRHFPNVFPDDLPGLSPDRDVDFTIDLLLGTDLISLTPYRMAPAELRELKIQLQELVDKGFIQPSTSSWGAPVLFVRKKDRTLRLFIDYRQLNRLKIKSEDVPKTVFRTRYGHYEFLVLPFGLTDTPTAFMDLMNRRRWIELLRDYDCTIKYQPGRANVVADALSRKTPVKLNALYACHIPLLADLRSTGVKLGVEAREEALLANFQLSPWRGVVQFGKKGKLSPRYIGPYVITKRVGEVAYRLELPPELSKEHDVFHVSMLRHYVSDPLHVIPPQPLEINPYLTYDEEPVTILDWKDKVLRNKTVRLVKVLWRNHSVEETPWETKDQMKEMYPCLFYDY